Within Romboutsia sp. CE17, the genomic segment TGTATTGGGTTATCTTTTACATTTGTGACGTGACACTGATTGGATGGTCTTTGTCTAGCTCTCATTTTAGTCATGGACATCATCATCTCAAGAACATTCATTTGAGATACGACTTCAACTATTTTAGCTGGAGTCATTGCCGTAGTTAAACCTACGATTTCACTTCTTGGTACATTTATATCAACAAGCATTCTTGCTAATTGTAAAGAATCCATTTTCATAACTTCTTCAGCTTTCTCTAAGTTGATAGCATGATCTGCTATAAAGTAGTCTAACATATCAAAATCTTTTCTTGCTTTTCCATCTAATTCTACTACAACTCCATTTTCTAATCTTATACTTGGAGTTGGATCATTTGGCCCTTCCATTGCTATTAAACCAACCTCTGGCCACTCTTTTACGAAACCATCTTGGTTTACTGGTCTATTTGCTAAAACTTCAAAACGTTTAGATTTCAAAATACTCACTCCTCTCTAATATATTTTTTATATGTATGGTACTGTTGATGATTTCATCTCATCATTACTTAAAGTTCCTAATACTTGTTTTCCAACTTCTCTAGCAGCAATTATTGCTTGTCTTACTGCTCCTGAATCTCCTGAGAATGTAAGTATTACCTCATTTGAATAGCTTGTTCCACCATTTCCTGGTGTAGAATATCCAACTATATCTACATTAGCAGCCTTTACTGCAGTATCTGCAAGTAATACACCTATTGCAGCTGGAGCTCCAACAGTTATACCAAAAGATTTTCCTATTGGTGCACCGAATGCCTTATTTAATGCATAACTAGCTCTTGCAGTGTATTGAAATTCTAAATGACCTACACTTGTTCCATACACATCACCGAATGTTCTATTTAATTCCTTTAATGTTACTTCAACAGCTCTTCTTGCATCTGAAACATCTTCTGCTCCAAATATAATTAAAGAACCATGTCCAGCTCCACCTTTTGTGTCTCTTGGAAGTTCTATTAATAATATTTCACTATTAGTAGCTTTTACAGCTTCATCAGCAGCAAATATATGTGGTCCAGCACCTGTTCTACCACCAACTATACCAATTGATCTAAATTTCTTATCTATATTCATTAATTCATGTAAATTATAATCTACATTAGCTATTACTAATCCTATAGTATCCCCTATTGCAGTTCCAACAAATTCAGTAAGTCCACATCCTGAAGAACAAAATCCTGAACCTTCCTCAACTTGTGAGTCTTCAGTTATAGGTTCTTC encodes:
- the pduB gene encoding propanediol utilization microcompartment protein PduB gives rise to the protein MNEDLMAKIMDQVMKKMGDTPAEEPITEDSQVEEGSGFCSSGCGLTEFVGTAIGDTIGLVIANVDYNLHELMNIDKKFRSIGIVGGRTGAGPHIFAADEAVKATNSEILLIELPRDTKGGAGHGSLIIFGAEDVSDARRAVEVTLKELNRTFGDVYGTSVGHLEFQYTARASYALNKAFGAPIGKSFGITVGAPAAIGVLLADTAVKAANVDIVGYSTPGNGGTSYSNEVILTFSGDSGAVRQAIIAAREVGKQVLGTLSNDEMKSSTVPYI